The Amblyomma americanum isolate KBUSLIRL-KWMA chromosome 5, ASM5285725v1, whole genome shotgun sequence genome window below encodes:
- the LOC144135526 gene encoding uncharacterized protein LOC144135526, with protein MPNMATRVPQATLLLMLLAPSVCMCLQVNLRRQREVHKRARPPGGDDLQSADSGGSKAKANASSSSSHKQRPHLVDVGKLLQVVLSSQSNNGSDRTGGSSSKQQQQLVESGNIGASMAELVALQTLQGDVSWIEAKFVNDSQGTGPRRHRHRTRPYSLEERLMLIVPLVFFALPFLVWLACMVTCIGRASAKSVY; from the coding sequence ATGCCCAATATGGCGACACGGGTCCCTCAGGCAACGCTCCTGCTGATGCTTCTGGCACCTTCTGTCTGCATGTGTCTCCAAGTGAACCTTCGAAGGCAGCGCGAGGTCCACAAACGCGCAAGACCACCCGGAGGCGACGACCTCCAAAGCGCAGACAGCGGCGGCAGCAAAGCCAAGGCcaacgccagcagcagcagcagccacaagcAGCGGCCGCATTTGGTGGACGTCGGCAAGCTCCTGCAGGTCGTCCTCTCGTCGCAGTCCAACAACGGCAGTGACCGCACCGGCGGGTCGTCgtcgaagcagcagcagcagctggtcgAAAGCGGGAACATCGGCGCGTCCATGGCTGAGCTGGTGGCCCTGCAGACGCTGCAGGGTGACGTGTCCTGGATCGAGGCAAAGTTTGTGAACGACTCGCAAGGAACGGGACCACGACGGCACCGCCACAGGACGCGACCTTATAGCCTCGAGGAGCGTCTTATGTTGATCGTGCCCTTGGTCTTTTTCGCGCTGCCGTTCCTCGTCTGGCTTGCCTGCATGGTCACGTGCATCGGGCGTGCGTCGGCAAAAAGTGTCTACTGA